One region of Glycine max cultivar Williams 82 chromosome 9, Glycine_max_v4.0, whole genome shotgun sequence genomic DNA includes:
- the LOC100816732 gene encoding U3 snoRNP-associated protein-like EMB2271, whose translation MPRKKKAHDPFFTNDSRKRQKQNKKLDEDEEEDAEIESDFDEDGFFAGGGGGGEEQEEEETGAEVRKRLAQDLLQRVRKSAQKGEEEEDDEEEEDEEGARDSLVAQKLLKEQNEESGRVRRSLASRVKVSGDEGFRVLAKHRHSVTAVALSEDDSKGFSASKDGTIMQWDVNSGQCERYKWPSDSVLKSHGLKDPQGSATRQSKQVLALAASSDGRYLATGGLDRHIHIWDTRTREHLQSFPGHRGPVSCLTFRQGTSELFSGSFDRTIKIWNVEDRTYMSTLFGHQSEVLSIDCLRKERVLTAGRDRSMQLFKVHEESRLVFRAPASSLECCCFVGNDELFSGSDDGSIELWTVMRKKPIYILRNAHALPVDSMKSDQKDSEKLPNGNLENGYNHPKDHHCLSVFSWVSAVSVCRNSDLAASGAGNGSVRLWEIESDTKDIKSLCNVPLAGFVNSLAFAKSGEFLVAGVGQEPRLGRWGRNPEARNGVSILPLKL comes from the exons ATGCCGCGCAAGAAGAAGGCTCACGATCCATTCTTCACCAACGATTCGCGAAAGCGCCAAAAACAGAACAAAAAACTTGacgaagatgaagaagaagacgcCGAGATAGAAAGCGACTTCGATGAAGACGGCTTCTTCgccggcggcggcggcggcggtgaGGAGCAGGAGGAGGAAGAGACCGGCGCGGAGGTGCGGAAGAGACTCGCGCAGGACCTTCTCCAAAGGGTTCGGAAAAGCGCGCAGAAAGGAGAGGAAGAAgaggatgatgaagaagaagaagacgaagaaggaGCAAGAGACTCGCTCGTAGCTCAAAAGTTGTTAAAGGAGCAAAACGAGGAAAGTGGACGCGTCAGAAGAAGCCTTGCTTCAAG GGTGAAAGTGAGTGGTGATGAAGGATTTAGGGTGTTGGCGAAGCACCGGCATAGTGTGACGGCGGTGGCTCTATCTGAGGATGATTCGAAGGGTTTTTCGGCGTCGAAAGACGGAACAATTATGCAGTGGGATGTGAATAGTGGGCAATGTGAGAGGTATAAGTGGCCCAGTGATTCGGTGTTGAAGTCTCATGGGTTGAAGGATCCGCAAGGTTCGGCTACAAGGCAAAGTAAACAAGTATTGGCTTTGGCTGCGAGCTCGGACGGTCGCTATTTGGCAACCGGAGGCCTTGATCGCCATATTCATATATGGGATACTCGCACCAGAGAGCATCTTCAG TCTTTTCCAGGTCACAGAGGTCCTGTTTCCTGTCTGACTTTCAGGCAAGGAACTTCAGAGCTTTTTTCTGGTTCATTTGATCGGACAATTAAGATATGGAATGTTGAAGACAGAACTTACATGAGCACTCTATTTGGCCACCAAAGTGAAGTATTAAGTATTGATTGCTTACGCAAAGAAAGGGTACTGACTGCTGGACGTGATCGAAGCATGCAATTGTTTAAG GTTCATGAAGAGTCACGTCTTGTATTTCGTGCTCCTGCATCCTCCTTGGAATGCTGTTGTTTTGTTGGTAATGATGAACTCTTTTCTGGTTCGGATGATGGAAGCATTGAACTTTGGACTGTAATGCGAAAGAAGCCTATTTACATTTTGAGGAATGCACACGCATTACCGGTGGATAGCATGAAATCTGACCAAAAGGACAGTGAAAAACTCCCCAATGGTAACTTAg AAAATGGTTACAACCATCCCAAGGATCATCATTGTTTGTCAGTATTCTCTTGGGTCAGTGCGGTCAGTGTTTGTAGAAACAGCGACCTTGCTGCATCTGGGGCTGGCAATGGTTCTGTTCGATTATGGGAAATTGAAAGTGATACCAAAGACATTAAGTCTCTTTGTAATGTGCCATTG GCTGGGTTTGTGAATTCCTTGGCTTTTGCAAAATCAGGAGAATTCTTAGTTGCTGGAGTTGGACAG GAACCTCGTCTAGGAAGGTGGGGACGTAACCCTGAAGCTCGAAATGGAGTTTCAATTCTTCCTCTTAAGTTGTGA
- the LOC100789286 gene encoding serine/threonine-protein phosphatase 6 regulatory subunit 3 isoform X4, with product MEVLIRLIGADENMYVSHVDAMQWIEDTNVLEMIVDKFSSSDSPEVHANAAETLCAITRFAPTGLSAKISSPSFIGRLFHHALEVSRPKSVLVNSLSVCISLLDPKRHTFGAYYTYNRQMTNGSTVTANPETVEGMLESLGDLLKLLDVSSAENLLLTTFGKLQPPLGKHRLKIVEFISVLVTVGGEAAERKLIDLGAVQRIIHLFFEYPYNNFLHHHVENIIMSCLESKNSSLLEHLLRDCDFVGKIIQAEKQFTLEADTNKPTIPAEGKSAPRIGCIGHLTRISNKLVQLGNNNSVIQEHLQGNSEWKDWYLSVLSNRNAVENVYQWSCGRPTALHDRNRDSDEDDYQDRDYDVAALANNLSQAFRYGIYNNEDIEEVHGSLERDDEDVYFDDESAEVVISSLRLGDDHESGSLFTNSNWFAFEEDRDRVANERSTGSLASPSPNTDEVFVKASGDVVVAGEDEELADTATSPEAGLKLEHGGTDKPVEWVEWRESSDANDPSDVLPNGELEIEPGNSNPGLAESSSSSSSVALTKDEQIATDEPSASLNNSSIETSESNKDKTEPTLGVDNPSSGASASVNEPVTEVGGDSNKNTTDNKKAVDELVTEVGGDSNKDTTDNKKAADELVAEVGGDSNKDTTDNKKAVDELVAEVGGDSNKDTTDDKKAVDESVNEVGGDSNKDTTDNKKAVDGSVTEVGGDSNKDTTDNKMGVKHE from the exons ATGGAG GTTTTGATACGCTTGATTGGTGCTGATGAAAATATGTATGTAAGTCATGTGGATGCAATGCAGTGGATTGAAGATACTAATGTGCTTGAGATGATTGTGGATAAATTCAGTTCTTCA GACTCTCCAGAAGTGCATGCTAATGCAGCAGAAACTCTCTGTGCTATTACTCGATTTGCTCCAACAGGGCTTTCTGCCAAAATCTCCAGCCCGAG CTTTATAGGAAGATTATTCCATCATGCTCTTGAAGTCTCTCGGCCAAAATCTGTTCTCGTTAACTCTTTATCTGTATGCATATCTTTGCTAGACCCCAAGAGACATACTTTTGGCGCTTATTATACATATAACCGCCAAATGACTAATGGATCTACTGTGACTGCAAATCCTGAGACTGTTGAAGGCATGCTTGAAAGCCTAG GTGATTTACTCAAGCTCTTAGATGTTTCTTCTGCTGAAAATCTCTTGCTAACTACTTTTGGCAAGTTACAACCACCTCTTGGTAAACATCGTTTAAAG ATTGTAGAGTTTATATCAGTTTTAGTAACTGTTGGTGGTGAAGCTGCTGAGAGGAAATTGATTGATCTTGGAGCAGTACAAAGAATTATTCACTTGTTCTTTGA GTACCCATACAATAACTTTTTGCATCACCACGTGGAAAACATTATAATGTCTTGCTTGGAGAGTAAAAATTCTTCTCTTCTGGAACATCTTCTCCGTGATTGTGATTTTGTTGGGAAAATTATACAAGCAGAAAAGCAATTCACGTTGGAAGCTGATACAAATAAG CCAACAATACCTGCTGAGGGTAAATCAGCACCCAGGATAGGATGCATAGGACACTTAACCCGTATATCTAACAAACTTGTCCAGTTAGGGAATAACAACAGTGTGATTCAGGAACATTTGCAG GGAAATAGTGAATGGAAAGATTGGTACCTGAGTGTTTTATCTAATCGCAATGCTGTGGAAAATGTCTATCAATGGTCGTGTGG GAGACCAACAGCGTTGCATGACAGAAATAGGGATAGTGACGAGGATGATTATCAAGATCGGGACTATGATGTTGCTGCATTAGCTAATAATTTGAGTCAGGCCTTCCGTTATGGCATTTACAAtaatgaagacattgaagag GTACATGGCTCTCTTGAACGAGATGATGAG GATGTCTATTTTGATGATGAATCTGCAGAAGTTGTTATATCTTCTTTGCGGTTGGGAGATGACCATGAAAG TGGGTCTCTATTCACAAATTCCAACTGGTTTGCTTTCGAGGAGGATAGAGATCGGGTTGCCAATGAACGCTCAACAGGTTCCCTTGCTTCTCCATCACCTAATACTGATGAGGTTTTTGTAAAAGCCAGTGGGGATGTTGTTGTTGCTGGTGAAGATGAGGAGTTAGCTGACACTGCAACATCTCCAGAAGCAGGACTAAAATTAGAACATGGTGGGACCGATAAACCAGTTGAGTGGGTTGAGTGGAGGGAATCTTCAGATGCCAATGACCCTTCTGATGTTCTTCCCAATGGAGAACTTGAGATAGAACCTGGGAACAGTAATCCTGGTCTAGccgaatcatcatcttcatcatccaGTGTTGCATTAACAAAGGATGAGCAGATAGCTACTGATGAGCCATCAGCTTCTCTCAATAACTCAAGCATTGAAACCTCTGAGAGTAACAAGGACAAAACTGAGCCGACTCTAGGAGTTGATAATCCAAGTTCAGGGGCATCCGCTTCTGTGAATGAGCCAGTCACTGAGGTTGGAGGAGACAGTAACAAGAACACAACTGACAACAAAAAAGCTGTGGATGAGTTGGTCACTGAGGTTGGAGGAGACAGTAACAAGGACACAACTGACAACAAAAAAGCTGCGGATGAGTTGGTCGCTGAGGTTGGAGGAGACAGTAACAAGGACACAACTGACAACAAAAAAGCTGTGGATGAGTTGGTCGCTGAGGTTGGAGGAGACAGTAACAAGGACACAACTGATGACAAAAAAGCTGTGGATGAGTCGGTCAATGAGGTTGGAGGAGACAGTAACAAGGACACAACTGACAATAAAAAAGCTGTGGATGGGTCAGTCACTGAGGTTGGAGGAGACAGTAACAAGGACACAACTGACAACAAAATGGGAGTCAAACATGAATAG
- the LOC100789286 gene encoding serine/threonine-protein phosphatase 6 regulatory subunit 3 isoform X2, with product MQYVQAHQEIVKKLVELIGITSIMEVLIRLIGADENMYVSHVDAMQWIEDTNVLEMIVDKFSSSDSPEVHANAAETLCAITRFAPTGLSAKISSPSFIGRLFHHALEVSRPKSVLVNSLSVCISLLDPKRHTFGAYYTYNRQMTNGSTVTANPETVEGMLESLGDLLKLLDVSSAENLLLTTFGKLQPPLGKHRLKIVEFISVLVTVGGEAAERKLIDLGAVQRIIHLFFEYPYNNFLHHHVENIIMSCLESKNSSLLEHLLRDCDFVGKIIQAEKQFTLEADTNKPTIPAEGKSAPRIGCIGHLTRISNKLVQLGNNNSVIQEHLQGNSEWKDWYLSVLSNRNAVENVYQWSCGRPTALHDRNRDSDEDDYQDRDYDVAALANNLSQAFRYGIYNNEDIEEVHGSLERDDEDVYFDDESAEVVISSLRLGDDHESGSLFTNSNWFAFEEDRDRVANERSTGSLASPSPNTDEVFVKASGDVVVAGEDEELADTATSPEAGLKLEHGGTDKPVEWVEWRESSDANDPSDVLPNGELEIEPGNSNPGLAESSSSSSSVALTKDEQIATDEPSASLNNSSIETSESNKDKTEPTLGVDNPSSGASASVNEPVTEVGGDSNKNTTDNKKAVDELVTEVGGDSNKDTTDNKKAADELVAEVGGDSNKDTTDNKKAVDELVAEVGGDSNKDTTDDKKAVDESVNEVGGDSNKDTTDNKKAVDGSVTEVGGDSNKDTTDNKMGVKHE from the exons GCTCACCAGGAAATTGTGAAGAAACTAGTTGAGTTGATTGGAATTACATCTATCATGGAG GTTTTGATACGCTTGATTGGTGCTGATGAAAATATGTATGTAAGTCATGTGGATGCAATGCAGTGGATTGAAGATACTAATGTGCTTGAGATGATTGTGGATAAATTCAGTTCTTCA GACTCTCCAGAAGTGCATGCTAATGCAGCAGAAACTCTCTGTGCTATTACTCGATTTGCTCCAACAGGGCTTTCTGCCAAAATCTCCAGCCCGAG CTTTATAGGAAGATTATTCCATCATGCTCTTGAAGTCTCTCGGCCAAAATCTGTTCTCGTTAACTCTTTATCTGTATGCATATCTTTGCTAGACCCCAAGAGACATACTTTTGGCGCTTATTATACATATAACCGCCAAATGACTAATGGATCTACTGTGACTGCAAATCCTGAGACTGTTGAAGGCATGCTTGAAAGCCTAG GTGATTTACTCAAGCTCTTAGATGTTTCTTCTGCTGAAAATCTCTTGCTAACTACTTTTGGCAAGTTACAACCACCTCTTGGTAAACATCGTTTAAAG ATTGTAGAGTTTATATCAGTTTTAGTAACTGTTGGTGGTGAAGCTGCTGAGAGGAAATTGATTGATCTTGGAGCAGTACAAAGAATTATTCACTTGTTCTTTGA GTACCCATACAATAACTTTTTGCATCACCACGTGGAAAACATTATAATGTCTTGCTTGGAGAGTAAAAATTCTTCTCTTCTGGAACATCTTCTCCGTGATTGTGATTTTGTTGGGAAAATTATACAAGCAGAAAAGCAATTCACGTTGGAAGCTGATACAAATAAG CCAACAATACCTGCTGAGGGTAAATCAGCACCCAGGATAGGATGCATAGGACACTTAACCCGTATATCTAACAAACTTGTCCAGTTAGGGAATAACAACAGTGTGATTCAGGAACATTTGCAG GGAAATAGTGAATGGAAAGATTGGTACCTGAGTGTTTTATCTAATCGCAATGCTGTGGAAAATGTCTATCAATGGTCGTGTGG GAGACCAACAGCGTTGCATGACAGAAATAGGGATAGTGACGAGGATGATTATCAAGATCGGGACTATGATGTTGCTGCATTAGCTAATAATTTGAGTCAGGCCTTCCGTTATGGCATTTACAAtaatgaagacattgaagag GTACATGGCTCTCTTGAACGAGATGATGAG GATGTCTATTTTGATGATGAATCTGCAGAAGTTGTTATATCTTCTTTGCGGTTGGGAGATGACCATGAAAG TGGGTCTCTATTCACAAATTCCAACTGGTTTGCTTTCGAGGAGGATAGAGATCGGGTTGCCAATGAACGCTCAACAGGTTCCCTTGCTTCTCCATCACCTAATACTGATGAGGTTTTTGTAAAAGCCAGTGGGGATGTTGTTGTTGCTGGTGAAGATGAGGAGTTAGCTGACACTGCAACATCTCCAGAAGCAGGACTAAAATTAGAACATGGTGGGACCGATAAACCAGTTGAGTGGGTTGAGTGGAGGGAATCTTCAGATGCCAATGACCCTTCTGATGTTCTTCCCAATGGAGAACTTGAGATAGAACCTGGGAACAGTAATCCTGGTCTAGccgaatcatcatcttcatcatccaGTGTTGCATTAACAAAGGATGAGCAGATAGCTACTGATGAGCCATCAGCTTCTCTCAATAACTCAAGCATTGAAACCTCTGAGAGTAACAAGGACAAAACTGAGCCGACTCTAGGAGTTGATAATCCAAGTTCAGGGGCATCCGCTTCTGTGAATGAGCCAGTCACTGAGGTTGGAGGAGACAGTAACAAGAACACAACTGACAACAAAAAAGCTGTGGATGAGTTGGTCACTGAGGTTGGAGGAGACAGTAACAAGGACACAACTGACAACAAAAAAGCTGCGGATGAGTTGGTCGCTGAGGTTGGAGGAGACAGTAACAAGGACACAACTGACAACAAAAAAGCTGTGGATGAGTTGGTCGCTGAGGTTGGAGGAGACAGTAACAAGGACACAACTGATGACAAAAAAGCTGTGGATGAGTCGGTCAATGAGGTTGGAGGAGACAGTAACAAGGACACAACTGACAATAAAAAAGCTGTGGATGGGTCAGTCACTGAGGTTGGAGGAGACAGTAACAAGGACACAACTGACAACAAAATGGGAGTCAAACATGAATAG
- the LOC100789286 gene encoding serine/threonine-protein phosphatase 6 regulatory subunit 3 isoform X3, whose product MLAHQEIVKKLVELIGITSIMEVLIRLIGADENMYVSHVDAMQWIEDTNVLEMIVDKFSSSDSPEVHANAAETLCAITRFAPTGLSAKISSPSFIGRLFHHALEVSRPKSVLVNSLSVCISLLDPKRHTFGAYYTYNRQMTNGSTVTANPETVEGMLESLGDLLKLLDVSSAENLLLTTFGKLQPPLGKHRLKIVEFISVLVTVGGEAAERKLIDLGAVQRIIHLFFEYPYNNFLHHHVENIIMSCLESKNSSLLEHLLRDCDFVGKIIQAEKQFTLEADTNKPTIPAEGKSAPRIGCIGHLTRISNKLVQLGNNNSVIQEHLQGNSEWKDWYLSVLSNRNAVENVYQWSCGRPTALHDRNRDSDEDDYQDRDYDVAALANNLSQAFRYGIYNNEDIEEVHGSLERDDEDVYFDDESAEVVISSLRLGDDHESGSLFTNSNWFAFEEDRDRVANERSTGSLASPSPNTDEVFVKASGDVVVAGEDEELADTATSPEAGLKLEHGGTDKPVEWVEWRESSDANDPSDVLPNGELEIEPGNSNPGLAESSSSSSSVALTKDEQIATDEPSASLNNSSIETSESNKDKTEPTLGVDNPSSGASASVNEPVTEVGGDSNKNTTDNKKAVDELVTEVGGDSNKDTTDNKKAADELVAEVGGDSNKDTTDNKKAVDELVAEVGGDSNKDTTDDKKAVDESVNEVGGDSNKDTTDNKKAVDGSVTEVGGDSNKDTTDNKMGVKHE is encoded by the exons GCTCACCAGGAAATTGTGAAGAAACTAGTTGAGTTGATTGGAATTACATCTATCATGGAG GTTTTGATACGCTTGATTGGTGCTGATGAAAATATGTATGTAAGTCATGTGGATGCAATGCAGTGGATTGAAGATACTAATGTGCTTGAGATGATTGTGGATAAATTCAGTTCTTCA GACTCTCCAGAAGTGCATGCTAATGCAGCAGAAACTCTCTGTGCTATTACTCGATTTGCTCCAACAGGGCTTTCTGCCAAAATCTCCAGCCCGAG CTTTATAGGAAGATTATTCCATCATGCTCTTGAAGTCTCTCGGCCAAAATCTGTTCTCGTTAACTCTTTATCTGTATGCATATCTTTGCTAGACCCCAAGAGACATACTTTTGGCGCTTATTATACATATAACCGCCAAATGACTAATGGATCTACTGTGACTGCAAATCCTGAGACTGTTGAAGGCATGCTTGAAAGCCTAG GTGATTTACTCAAGCTCTTAGATGTTTCTTCTGCTGAAAATCTCTTGCTAACTACTTTTGGCAAGTTACAACCACCTCTTGGTAAACATCGTTTAAAG ATTGTAGAGTTTATATCAGTTTTAGTAACTGTTGGTGGTGAAGCTGCTGAGAGGAAATTGATTGATCTTGGAGCAGTACAAAGAATTATTCACTTGTTCTTTGA GTACCCATACAATAACTTTTTGCATCACCACGTGGAAAACATTATAATGTCTTGCTTGGAGAGTAAAAATTCTTCTCTTCTGGAACATCTTCTCCGTGATTGTGATTTTGTTGGGAAAATTATACAAGCAGAAAAGCAATTCACGTTGGAAGCTGATACAAATAAG CCAACAATACCTGCTGAGGGTAAATCAGCACCCAGGATAGGATGCATAGGACACTTAACCCGTATATCTAACAAACTTGTCCAGTTAGGGAATAACAACAGTGTGATTCAGGAACATTTGCAG GGAAATAGTGAATGGAAAGATTGGTACCTGAGTGTTTTATCTAATCGCAATGCTGTGGAAAATGTCTATCAATGGTCGTGTGG GAGACCAACAGCGTTGCATGACAGAAATAGGGATAGTGACGAGGATGATTATCAAGATCGGGACTATGATGTTGCTGCATTAGCTAATAATTTGAGTCAGGCCTTCCGTTATGGCATTTACAAtaatgaagacattgaagag GTACATGGCTCTCTTGAACGAGATGATGAG GATGTCTATTTTGATGATGAATCTGCAGAAGTTGTTATATCTTCTTTGCGGTTGGGAGATGACCATGAAAG TGGGTCTCTATTCACAAATTCCAACTGGTTTGCTTTCGAGGAGGATAGAGATCGGGTTGCCAATGAACGCTCAACAGGTTCCCTTGCTTCTCCATCACCTAATACTGATGAGGTTTTTGTAAAAGCCAGTGGGGATGTTGTTGTTGCTGGTGAAGATGAGGAGTTAGCTGACACTGCAACATCTCCAGAAGCAGGACTAAAATTAGAACATGGTGGGACCGATAAACCAGTTGAGTGGGTTGAGTGGAGGGAATCTTCAGATGCCAATGACCCTTCTGATGTTCTTCCCAATGGAGAACTTGAGATAGAACCTGGGAACAGTAATCCTGGTCTAGccgaatcatcatcttcatcatccaGTGTTGCATTAACAAAGGATGAGCAGATAGCTACTGATGAGCCATCAGCTTCTCTCAATAACTCAAGCATTGAAACCTCTGAGAGTAACAAGGACAAAACTGAGCCGACTCTAGGAGTTGATAATCCAAGTTCAGGGGCATCCGCTTCTGTGAATGAGCCAGTCACTGAGGTTGGAGGAGACAGTAACAAGAACACAACTGACAACAAAAAAGCTGTGGATGAGTTGGTCACTGAGGTTGGAGGAGACAGTAACAAGGACACAACTGACAACAAAAAAGCTGCGGATGAGTTGGTCGCTGAGGTTGGAGGAGACAGTAACAAGGACACAACTGACAACAAAAAAGCTGTGGATGAGTTGGTCGCTGAGGTTGGAGGAGACAGTAACAAGGACACAACTGATGACAAAAAAGCTGTGGATGAGTCGGTCAATGAGGTTGGAGGAGACAGTAACAAGGACACAACTGACAATAAAAAAGCTGTGGATGGGTCAGTCACTGAGGTTGGAGGAGACAGTAACAAGGACACAACTGACAACAAAATGGGAGTCAAACATGAATAG